The following coding sequences lie in one Arachis hypogaea cultivar Tifrunner chromosome 4, arahy.Tifrunner.gnm2.J5K5, whole genome shotgun sequence genomic window:
- the LOC112797536 gene encoding RING-H2 finger protein ATL67: protein MHHSLPPSPPLKISPHALSLSLSLFSLSLSLSLFTNGFTKESQQRFLLLLLPLLIPMSMSSTSSFLNHLGLGYSIAIALAFLVLLSTLILSSYLCCNRNRRNNINNPTTTHRDGVVLPRIIFVAEGDDDEDGDEERGAVGLEQNVINSYPRFQFSRDSSNIGQNTTCSICLCEYKDSEMLRMMPECRHYFHVCCLDSWLRLNGSCPVCRNSPLPTPVPTPLSTPLQEVVPLSQYAADRRRR, encoded by the coding sequence ATGCACCACTCTCTCCCCCCTTCCCCCCCTCTTAAAATATCCCCACacgctctctctctttctctctcactcttctctctctctctctctctctctctcttcacaaATGGATTCACCAAAGAATCACAACAacgctttctccttcttcttctccctctcctcatACCCATGTCCATGTCTTCAACCTCATCATTCCTCAACCACCTTGGCCTTGGCTACTCCATAGCCATAGCCCTTGCTTTCCTCGTTCTCCTCTCCACCCTCATCTTATCTTCTTACCTCTGCTGTAACCGCAACCGTCGCAATAATATTAACAACCCCACCACCACCCACCGTGACGGCGTCGTTCTCCCACGAATAATCTTCGTCGCAGAAGGCGATGATGACGAAGACGGAGACGAAGAGCGCGGCGCGGTGGGGTTGGAACAAAACGTGATAAACTCGTATCCGAGGTTTCAATTCAGCAGGGACAGCAGTAACATCGGACAGAACACCACGTGTTCCATATGTCTGTGTGAGTACAAGGATTCGGAGATGCTGAGGATGATGCCGGAGTGCAGGCACTATTTCCACGTCTGCTGCCTTGACTCTTGGCTTAGGCTTAATGGCTCCTGCCCCGTTTGCCGGAACTCGCCGCTTCCGACGCCGGTTCCCACGCCGCTGTCGACGCCGCTGCAGGAGGTGGTGCCGCTGTCTCA